In Penaeus monodon isolate SGIC_2016 chromosome 43, NSTDA_Pmon_1, whole genome shotgun sequence, one DNA window encodes the following:
- the LOC119568270 gene encoding glutamate-gated chloride channel alpha-like → MRDVKKFDMIDEVAGLWLMRNLTLYLSFLVMVTVDCPMRFQAYPFDVQNCSLAMTSYEYNQEELSLFWLAEGVSFSHQLTDQLPGYDLLLLPEVVTTHRWCHDCILGTAPNLLNVYVPSALFVVVSWASFFWPPEVVPGRTVLVITSLLTVVSMYAAVRSSSPHTDYVKAIDIWFFVCILLNVLVLLQFGTVITGL, encoded by the exons ATGAGGGATGTCAAGAAGTTCGACATGATCGACGAGGTGGCCGGACTCTGGCTCATGAGGAACctcactctctacctctctttcct GGTGATGGTGACAGTGGACTGCCCGATGCGGTTCCAGGCATATCCGTTCGACGTCCAAAACTGCTCCCTGGCCATGACCTCGT ACGAATACAATCAAGAGGAGCTGTCTCTGTTCTGGCTGGCCGAGGGCGTCAGCTTCTCACACCAGCTGACGGACCAGCTGCCCGGCTACGACCTGCTGCTGCTGCCCGAGGTCGTCACCACCCACCGCTGGTGCCACGACTGCAtcctgg GTACGGCGCCCAACCTGCTCAACGTGTACGTTCCCTCGGCGCTGTTCGTGGTCGTGTCCTGGGCGTCGTTTTTCTGGCCGCCTGAGGTCGTTCCGGGTCGCACAGTCCTGGTCATCACGTCACTGCTTACCGTCGTATCCATGTACGCCGCCGTCAG GTCCTCCAGCCCCCACACGGACTACGTGAAGGCGATCGACATCTGGTTCTTCGTGTGCATCCTCCTCAATGTGCTCGTCTTGCTTCAGTTTGGAACGGTGATCAC AGGGCTGTAG